In Aquimarina sp. TRL1, a single window of DNA contains:
- a CDS encoding regulatory protein RecX: MYKRPQQVVTVAEAIKKLEHYCAYQERCHQEVEKKIATYSLIPEAKEKIILHLLAHNYLNEERFAKSFARGKFSIKKWGKNRITQELKIRHISTRNITTALSDIENSEYLKTLNELAIKKLDTIKETDKFKKRKKLADYLLYRGWESHLVYEKTTTLIP; encoded by the coding sequence ATGTATAAAAGACCTCAACAAGTAGTTACCGTTGCTGAAGCAATAAAAAAGTTAGAACATTATTGTGCATATCAGGAGCGTTGTCATCAGGAAGTGGAAAAAAAAATAGCTACTTACTCCCTTATTCCCGAGGCAAAAGAAAAAATAATTCTGCATTTGCTGGCGCATAATTATCTCAATGAAGAACGTTTTGCCAAAAGTTTTGCCCGCGGAAAATTTTCGATTAAAAAATGGGGGAAAAATCGCATCACTCAGGAATTAAAAATACGACATATTTCTACTCGCAATATCACTACAGCTTTATCTGATATTGAAAATTCAGAATACCTAAAAACTCTTAATGAATTAGCTATCAAAAAGCTAGATACCATAAAAGAAACAGATAAATTCAAAAAAAGGAAAAAACTGGCAGATTATTTACTGTACAGAGGATGGGAATCTCATTTAGTTTATGAAAAAACCACGACCCTTATCCCTTGA
- a CDS encoding cupin-like domain-containing protein: MGVLDLKQIPRVKTISKEVFIKEYVIPQKPVVIERLTEDWPAYTKWSLEYMQEIAGDKEVPLFDDRPINSEFKFNEPHASMKMSDYISLLKSQPTRYRIFLYNLLKEVPSLQKDFTFPDIGLRLLKKLPFLFFGGEQSTVFMHYDIDYANILHFHFHGEKQCILFPPEETKYLYKIPHALISHQEIDFFNPDFDKWPALQKAKGCVTNLSHGETLYMPEGYWHQMTYTTPGFSMSIRATPRGVVNFTKAAYNVFLMRHFDNLMRRLRGQKWIDYKNSKAITKTHKVNNIKG, from the coding sequence ATGGGAGTTTTAGATTTAAAACAGATACCAAGGGTAAAAACGATTTCTAAGGAAGTATTTATAAAAGAATATGTCATTCCTCAGAAGCCTGTTGTCATAGAACGGCTAACTGAGGATTGGCCTGCTTATACAAAATGGAGTCTGGAGTATATGCAGGAAATTGCAGGAGATAAGGAGGTGCCTTTATTTGATGATCGCCCTATTAATTCTGAGTTTAAATTTAATGAGCCCCATGCGAGTATGAAGATGAGTGATTATATCTCATTATTAAAATCTCAACCTACTCGATATCGCATTTTCTTATATAATCTGCTTAAGGAAGTGCCATCATTACAAAAAGATTTTACATTTCCGGATATAGGATTACGATTGCTAAAAAAATTACCATTTTTATTTTTTGGAGGAGAGCAATCTACCGTTTTTATGCATTATGATATTGATTATGCAAATATTCTGCATTTCCATTTTCATGGTGAAAAACAATGTATCTTATTCCCTCCAGAGGAGACCAAGTATTTGTATAAAATTCCTCATGCACTTATCTCTCATCAGGAGATTGATTTTTTTAATCCAGATTTTGATAAATGGCCAGCATTACAAAAAGCCAAAGGATGTGTTACCAATCTTTCTCATGGAGAAACCCTATATATGCCCGAGGGATATTGGCATCAAATGACTTATACAACACCTGGGTTCTCTATGAGTATTCGAGCGACCCCCAGAGGAGTTGTTAATTTTACTAAGGCAGCCTATAATGTTTTTTTAATGCGTCATTTTGATAATTTAATGCGCCGATTAAGAGGTCAGAAATGGATTGATTATAAGAATAGTAAAGCGATTACTAAAACACATAAGGTGAATAATATCAAGGGATAA
- the bioB gene encoding biotin synthase BioB produces the protein MSKIRHDWTSQEILDIYNKPLMDLLFEAATIHRQYHDPNTVQVSTLLSIKTGGCPEDCGYCPQAARYHTDIEGNDLMSVSQVKAQALRAKSSGSSRVCMGAAWRNVKDGPEFENVLEMVRTINKLDMEVCCTLGMLTENQAQRLAEAGLYAYNHNLDTSEEYYKEVISTRGYEDRLKTIDNVRKTNVTVCSGGIIGMGEKPEDRAGMLVALSRLNPQPESVPINSLVAVEGTPMEEQKPVEIWDMIRMVATTRIVMPETQVRLSAGRTEMSREGQAMCFFAGANSIFAGDKLLTTPNPDVNEDMKMFKLLGLNPQKPFLKITQPKTVEAEDSEYVPLSEKPKWSRPKHKIERNEEARKRARKQKI, from the coding sequence ATGAGTAAAATAAGACACGATTGGACATCTCAGGAAATACTGGATATCTATAATAAACCATTAATGGATTTGCTGTTTGAAGCAGCAACAATTCATCGTCAATACCACGATCCCAATACTGTACAAGTATCGACATTATTGTCGATAAAAACGGGGGGATGCCCCGAAGACTGTGGATATTGTCCGCAGGCAGCGCGATATCATACGGATATAGAAGGGAACGATTTAATGAGTGTTTCTCAGGTAAAAGCACAAGCTTTGAGAGCAAAATCATCCGGAAGTTCCAGAGTTTGTATGGGAGCGGCATGGCGTAATGTAAAAGACGGTCCTGAGTTCGAAAATGTCTTAGAGATGGTTCGGACTATCAATAAACTTGATATGGAAGTTTGTTGTACATTGGGAATGTTGACAGAGAACCAGGCACAACGTCTTGCAGAAGCAGGATTGTATGCGTACAACCATAATCTGGATACTTCCGAAGAATATTATAAAGAAGTGATCTCAACCAGAGGGTATGAAGATCGTCTTAAAACCATCGACAACGTAAGAAAAACTAATGTTACCGTTTGTAGTGGTGGGATTATCGGAATGGGAGAGAAACCAGAAGACCGCGCAGGAATGCTGGTAGCATTGAGTAGATTAAACCCTCAGCCAGAGTCAGTACCGATTAATTCTCTTGTCGCTGTAGAAGGAACTCCAATGGAAGAACAAAAACCAGTGGAGATTTGGGATATGATTAGAATGGTTGCCACAACCAGAATCGTAATGCCGGAGACTCAAGTGCGATTATCTGCAGGAAGAACAGAAATGAGCAGAGAAGGACAGGCGATGTGCTTTTTCGCAGGAGCAAATTCAATTTTTGCAGGAGATAAATTATTGACAACTCCGAATCCAGATGTAAATGAGGACATGAAAATGTTTAAACTTTTAGGCCTAAACCCTCAGAAGCCATTCCTTAAAATTACACAACCAAAAACGGTAGAAGCTGAGGACTCAGAATATGTACCATTGTCAGAAAAACCAAAATGGTCTAGACCTAAGCATAAAATAGAAAGAAACGAAGAGGCTAGAAAAAGAGCCAGAAAGCAGAAAATATAA
- a CDS encoding alpha/beta fold hydrolase, whose translation MMMRRNFLLIGSVFFFMFLGYAQETIHDEYTSQFIEINGYKINVETKGKGNPVVFIAGGPGDSHDYLQGNFGKYYKDAQMVFFDGLGRGLSDNAKNTSEYSIDGDVEILEGIRKALKLKTWSLVGHSYGTVVAQAYVLKYPEAINRVVLINGFHSGLMWQANCDSYNQYAKTHFPEQWKKVDSLRSLGYVSSDSVFSKAYGSFPVKYVYYHNTKLKQPMPEKVQRSWNSEVYYSIVGRDADFHVTGSMGEIDFRRKLKSVKAPTLVIAGRYDGVSTPEYAIQYKHFMPQAQFEMFEESGHNPYLEEPEKFFPLLESFLGLAKK comes from the coding sequence ATGATGATGAGACGAAACTTTCTTCTGATAGGTAGTGTGTTTTTCTTTATGTTTTTAGGATATGCTCAAGAAACAATTCACGATGAATACACTTCCCAATTTATTGAGATTAATGGATATAAAATAAATGTAGAAACTAAAGGGAAAGGAAACCCCGTTGTTTTTATCGCCGGAGGTCCCGGAGATTCTCATGATTACTTACAAGGAAATTTTGGGAAATACTACAAAGATGCGCAAATGGTCTTTTTTGATGGTTTGGGAAGGGGGTTATCGGATAATGCAAAAAATACATCAGAATATAGTATTGACGGGGATGTAGAGATTCTGGAAGGAATTCGAAAAGCCCTGAAGTTAAAAACATGGTCCTTGGTAGGGCATTCTTATGGAACTGTAGTCGCACAAGCATATGTATTGAAGTATCCGGAAGCAATTAATAGGGTTGTTTTGATCAATGGATTTCACAGTGGATTAATGTGGCAAGCGAATTGTGATAGCTATAACCAATATGCTAAAACACATTTCCCTGAGCAATGGAAGAAAGTAGATTCTTTAAGAAGTCTGGGGTATGTATCTAGTGATTCCGTTTTCTCTAAAGCATATGGTAGTTTTCCTGTAAAATATGTGTATTACCACAATACTAAATTAAAACAACCAATGCCTGAAAAGGTTCAAAGATCTTGGAATTCAGAGGTGTACTACTCTATTGTGGGAAGAGACGCGGATTTTCATGTAACAGGGAGTATGGGAGAAATTGATTTTAGGAGAAAATTAAAATCAGTAAAAGCTCCGACTTTAGTAATTGCAGGACGGTATGATGGCGTTTCTACACCAGAATACGCTATACAGTATAAGCATTTTATGCCACAAGCACAGTTCGAAATGTTTGAAGAAAGTGGTCATAATCCATATTTAGAGGAACCGGAAAAATTCTTCCCTTTGTTAGAATCATTTCTTGGGTTAGCCAAAAAATAA
- a CDS encoding beta-ketoacyl synthase N-terminal-like domain-containing protein: protein MLQPISITGISSVSPLGVSSEDIWNHYNEDSHQITEEKLGEQLSLVSRLDKNTKDVIKQLRNSSHHYKELDDSVLFGIYAARQAIRDAGWEEDYDFGINIGSSRGATQLFEKYYQEFLSTGQSSTLSSPTTTLGNISSWVAHDLQSTGPEISHSITCSTALHAVLNGVAWLQSGMANRFLVGGSEAPLTPFTIAQMKALKIYASDVGASYPCQALNLEKQRNSMFLGEGAGVVCLEKGIHPNAKALIKGIGYATEVLKHNISISAEADCFQKSMKMAIGTIPYDTIDAIVMHAPGTVKGDIAEYNAIKILFGDQMPALTTNKWKIGHTFGASGLLSLEFAILMQQHQTFIPVPFVKNTGKPKQLRRIIVNAVGFGGNAVSILLEQPNG from the coding sequence TTGTTACAGCCTATTTCTATAACAGGTATCTCATCCGTTTCCCCATTAGGAGTATCGTCTGAAGATATATGGAATCACTATAACGAGGATTCTCATCAGATCACAGAGGAAAAGCTTGGTGAACAACTAAGTTTGGTTTCCCGTCTGGATAAAAACACAAAAGATGTAATTAAACAATTACGGAATAGTAGTCACCATTATAAGGAGCTTGATGACTCTGTTTTGTTTGGTATATATGCCGCAAGGCAAGCGATTAGAGATGCAGGATGGGAAGAGGATTACGATTTTGGGATAAATATAGGATCTTCGCGAGGAGCAACACAACTTTTCGAAAAGTACTATCAGGAGTTTCTATCTACAGGACAGTCTTCAACACTTAGCTCGCCAACAACTACCCTAGGAAATATATCTTCGTGGGTGGCACACGATCTACAAAGCACAGGACCGGAGATTAGTCATTCTATAACGTGTTCTACAGCATTACATGCGGTTCTAAATGGAGTGGCCTGGTTGCAATCGGGGATGGCAAATCGTTTTTTGGTAGGAGGTAGTGAAGCACCTTTGACTCCATTTACTATTGCGCAGATGAAAGCTTTAAAGATTTATGCGTCTGATGTAGGAGCGTCATATCCTTGTCAAGCATTAAATTTGGAAAAACAAAGAAATTCTATGTTTTTGGGAGAAGGAGCAGGAGTGGTATGCTTAGAGAAAGGAATACATCCGAATGCAAAGGCGCTAATAAAAGGGATAGGATATGCTACAGAGGTTTTAAAACATAATATCTCTATCTCAGCAGAAGCAGATTGTTTTCAGAAATCGATGAAAATGGCAATTGGAACAATCCCATATGATACTATTGATGCCATTGTAATGCATGCACCTGGAACGGTAAAGGGTGATATAGCAGAGTATAATGCGATAAAGATACTTTTTGGGGATCAGATGCCAGCACTTACAACTAACAAGTGGAAAATAGGACATACCTTTGGAGCAAGTGGTTTGCTAAGTCTTGAGTTTGCAATTCTGATGCAACAACATCAGACATTTATTCCGGTTCCATTTGTAAAAAACACAGGTAAGCCAAAGCAATTACGAAGAATTATTGTCAATGCTGTTGGATTTGGAGGAAATGCAGTTTCTATTCTCTTAGAACAGCCAAACGGTTAG
- a CDS encoding cytochrome c oxidase assembly factor Coa1 family protein, translated as MEYQEEKKSWFSRNWGWAVPLGGCLTIVVLFFVFLGSLFFGVSSLMTGSDPYKEGIAKAKQDTYLIELLGEPIETNGIMQGSISIENNTGKADISVPIKGPKGTATLYVEGTKTDGEWSYEEIYVIIQETDEQIDLLGYERSDSLQQ; from the coding sequence ATGGAATATCAGGAAGAGAAAAAAAGTTGGTTTAGTCGAAACTGGGGGTGGGCAGTTCCTCTTGGAGGATGTCTTACAATCGTTGTCTTATTTTTTGTCTTTCTGGGATCTCTCTTCTTCGGGGTTAGCTCTCTAATGACCGGCTCAGATCCATATAAGGAAGGGATCGCTAAAGCAAAACAAGACACTTATCTGATTGAGTTATTGGGAGAGCCTATCGAAACCAATGGAATTATGCAGGGAAGTATTTCTATTGAAAATAATACGGGAAAAGCTGATATATCTGTTCCTATAAAAGGTCCTAAGGGAACTGCTACCTTATACGTAGAAGGAACCAAAACTGATGGAGAATGGTCTTATGAAGAAATTTACGTCATTATCCAAGAAACAGACGAGCAAATCGATTTATTGGGATATGAGCGATCCGATTCTTTGCAGCAATAA
- the bioA gene encoding adenosylmethionine--8-amino-7-oxononanoate transaminase, translating into MSLRDRDKKHLWHPLTQHKIHPDALPIQKAEGVWLYDDQDKKYIDGIASWYTAMYGHCHPYILEKVQGQMQQLDQIVFAGFTHKPAVELSEKLMEILPANQEKIFFSDNGSTANEVGIKMALQYFFNQGKKKNTIIAFEDGFHGDTFGAMSASGLSVYNGPFEDFFIKVVRIPTPNASNIEEVKKQLTNILSEHEVAVFIYEPLVQGANAMHMFEAKYLESVLQICKENDVLLLADEVMTGFGKTGTNFASDQMDCKPDIISLSKSLTAGFVPMAVTSCTQEVYDAFLDDSVGKAFFHAHTYSANPIACSVAVAGIELLASVEIQENIQKIIQSHQDFDTKIRNHSKVKSTRQLGVIYALDLNIEMDRYGEKRYQIFDHFMQNGVVLRPLGNTVYILPPFVITEEELEIVYDTIYQLLEKVL; encoded by the coding sequence ATGAGCCTGAGAGATAGAGATAAAAAGCACCTATGGCATCCTTTAACCCAGCATAAAATTCATCCAGATGCGTTGCCAATTCAAAAAGCAGAAGGGGTCTGGTTATATGATGATCAGGATAAAAAATATATTGATGGAATAGCCTCGTGGTATACGGCAATGTATGGACATTGTCACCCATATATATTAGAGAAAGTACAGGGACAAATGCAGCAATTGGATCAGATTGTGTTTGCTGGATTTACGCACAAACCCGCAGTGGAACTTTCTGAAAAATTGATGGAGATATTACCTGCAAATCAAGAAAAGATTTTTTTCTCTGATAATGGATCTACAGCGAATGAGGTAGGGATTAAGATGGCATTGCAATATTTTTTTAATCAGGGAAAGAAAAAAAATACGATTATTGCTTTTGAAGACGGCTTTCATGGAGATACTTTTGGAGCTATGTCAGCTTCAGGTTTATCCGTATATAATGGACCGTTTGAAGATTTTTTTATAAAAGTAGTTCGGATTCCTACTCCTAATGCATCCAATATAGAAGAAGTAAAGAAACAGTTAACAAATATTTTGTCAGAACATGAGGTCGCAGTATTTATATATGAACCTCTGGTACAAGGAGCAAATGCCATGCATATGTTTGAGGCAAAGTATCTGGAATCAGTGCTTCAGATTTGTAAAGAAAATGATGTATTGCTATTAGCAGATGAAGTAATGACCGGTTTTGGAAAAACAGGAACTAATTTTGCTTCTGATCAGATGGATTGTAAACCTGATATTATTTCATTATCCAAATCTTTGACGGCAGGGTTTGTTCCAATGGCAGTGACTAGTTGTACACAAGAGGTATATGATGCTTTTTTGGATGACTCTGTCGGGAAAGCGTTTTTTCATGCCCATACATATTCTGCAAATCCAATTGCCTGTTCTGTAGCAGTGGCAGGAATTGAGCTTTTAGCATCAGTAGAGATACAAGAAAATATACAAAAGATCATTCAGTCTCATCAAGACTTTGATACCAAAATAAGAAACCATTCAAAGGTAAAATCAACACGACAATTAGGAGTTATTTATGCATTGGATCTGAATATAGAAATGGATCGGTATGGAGAAAAACGATATCAGATTTTTGACCACTTTATGCAAAACGGAGTTGTATTAAGACCTCTGGGAAATACCGTTTATATTCTTCCTCCATTTGTTATTACAGAAGAAGAATTAGAGATAGTTTATGATACAATCTATCAGTTATTAGAGAAGGTACTTTGA
- the bioD gene encoding dethiobiotin synthase, protein MSQNIFITGIGTDVGKTIASAIVVEALKADYFKPVQAGDLHYSDTDKVKELISNTTSNFYENAYALETPMSPHAAAEIDGVKIDIENIKIPEHDERAVVIEGAGGILVPLNDEDTILDIIPLGARVIVVSRHYLGSINHTLMTLWMLKEQGFNVALIYSGKEHKTTEGIIQKMTETPVIGRIDEETSFTPEVIKKYADQFRENLEKL, encoded by the coding sequence ATGAGTCAAAATATATTTATAACAGGAATAGGAACTGATGTCGGAAAAACAATTGCTTCAGCCATTGTAGTTGAAGCATTAAAAGCGGATTATTTTAAACCGGTTCAAGCAGGAGATCTTCATTATTCAGACACGGATAAGGTTAAAGAGCTAATATCGAACACAACATCAAATTTCTATGAAAATGCATATGCACTAGAAACTCCGATGAGTCCTCATGCAGCAGCAGAAATAGATGGAGTAAAGATTGATATAGAGAATATTAAAATTCCTGAGCATGATGAGCGGGCAGTGGTAATAGAAGGAGCAGGAGGGATCTTGGTTCCCTTAAATGATGAGGATACTATACTGGATATTATTCCACTAGGAGCAAGAGTCATTGTGGTTTCCAGGCATTATTTGGGTAGTATCAATCATACATTGATGACACTTTGGATGCTAAAAGAACAAGGATTTAATGTAGCGTTGATTTATAGTGGGAAAGAACACAAAACTACAGAAGGAATTATTCAGAAAATGACAGAAACCCCTGTAATTGGAAGGATAGATGAGGAAACCTCCTTCACCCCGGAAGTAATTAAGAAATATGCAGATCAGTTTCGAGAGAATTTAGAAAAATTATAA